The following proteins are co-located in the Pseudoalteromonas sp. N1230-9 genome:
- a CDS encoding primosomal replication protein, whose protein sequence is MNSPALNKLHEQIARLKHQAEQFDNGHFFAKNRYMQAQPSLFDKGVFSTKSMKLVDYVIEIEEELATLPPAEHRHAYQYALERITQQVQAVFNVMKSTPVWAKENKFTYKAKPKQHIFKQAVKKIMQSSHELYDELKQNHEFERRLVLMIEERKLKLDAANTAQASEINKEILALHARLGRCRKAISATEDKIQQVEKQQLK, encoded by the coding sequence ATGAACTCACCTGCTTTAAACAAACTACATGAACAAATTGCTAGGCTTAAGCACCAAGCTGAACAATTTGATAACGGCCACTTTTTTGCTAAAAACCGTTATATGCAAGCGCAACCAAGTTTGTTTGATAAGGGGGTCTTTTCGACAAAGAGTATGAAACTCGTCGATTATGTCATTGAGATAGAAGAAGAGCTTGCCACTTTACCACCCGCTGAACATCGTCATGCCTATCAATATGCACTAGAGCGCATAACTCAACAGGTGCAGGCGGTATTTAATGTCATGAAATCAACGCCTGTGTGGGCAAAAGAGAATAAATTCACTTATAAAGCAAAACCAAAACAGCATATTTTTAAACAAGCAGTAAAAAAGATTATGCAATCATCGCATGAGCTGTATGATGAACTGAAACAAAATCATGAGTTCGAGCGCAGATTGGTGTTAATGATTGAAGAAAGAAAATTAAAACTCGATGCTGCTAATACTGCCCAAGCGAGTGAAATAAACAAAGAAATATTAGCTCTTCATGCAAGGCTTGGCAGGTGCCGAAAAGCCATTTCGGCCACTGAAGATAAAATACAGCAAGTCGAAAAACAGCAACTCAAATAA
- a CDS encoding TSUP family transporter has product MFELALDPTTWALLCAVALAAGFIDAIAGGGGMLTVPALLTAGLPPHLTLGTNKLAASFGSLTASVTYFRKKLFNPRFWAASIMATAIGALLGTLIVDYLSIDFLNKLLPIVIILVACYSLFGSLSTTEHNELPKLDAKTKLKQWIQGLGLGFFDGLAGPGTGTFWTASNSLLYKMSLLLNCGLARSMNFVSNFISLITFVALGHVNFLLGITMGFFLMLGAWIGAHSAIKFGSKMIRPVFNTVVIILALKLIYEAYL; this is encoded by the coding sequence ATGTTTGAATTAGCTTTAGATCCAACCACATGGGCACTACTTTGCGCTGTTGCCTTAGCCGCAGGCTTTATTGATGCAATTGCAGGTGGTGGCGGTATGCTAACAGTACCTGCACTTTTGACCGCAGGCCTTCCTCCTCATCTAACCCTAGGTACCAATAAGTTAGCTGCGAGTTTTGGCTCACTAACTGCAAGTGTTACTTACTTTCGCAAAAAGCTATTTAACCCTAGGTTTTGGGCCGCTTCCATTATGGCCACAGCCATAGGTGCGCTGTTAGGTACCTTAATCGTTGATTACCTTAGTATCGACTTTTTAAACAAGTTACTTCCTATCGTTATTATCTTAGTCGCATGCTACAGCCTCTTTGGTAGTTTAAGCACGACAGAGCATAATGAACTGCCTAAACTCGATGCAAAAACAAAACTTAAACAATGGATACAAGGCTTAGGACTAGGCTTTTTTGATGGCCTAGCAGGCCCAGGCACAGGTACTTTTTGGACCGCGTCAAACAGCTTACTTTATAAAATGAGCTTGTTGCTAAACTGCGGCCTTGCTCGATCAATGAACTTTGTTTCGAATTTTATCTCGTTGATCACCTTTGTCGCACTGGGCCATGTTAACTTTTTACTTGGTATCACGATGGGCTTTTTTCTTATGTTAGGTGCGTGGATTGGCGCTCATTCTGCAATAAAATTCGGCAGTAAAATGATTCGCCCTGTTTTTAATACTGTGGTAATCATTTTAGCTTTAAAGTTAATTTATGAGGCCTACCTATAA
- a CDS encoding histone deacetylase family protein: MMYYYHPSYSALDLPERHRFPIQKYQLLKEQLNHFIDDDFFITPKQANKEHLALCHDQHYIDAFLAGTLAPKAIKKMGFPWSESLVERSLYSVGAAIQGAEYALKHGAAFNLSGGYHHAFSDHGSGFCIFNDLAIAAAHLIQTEQADTVLIFDCDVHQGDGTAEIINQHEQIISCSIHCEQNFPRIKQCSNYDFSLEHGTKDSDYLKAVQQAFELTTRLHQPDIILYNAGADIFSDDELGHFSVSLSGVYQRDHFVLSQAKAYNIPIFAALGGGYQRNTERLVNVHKQLFKAAVDLF; the protein is encoded by the coding sequence ATAATGTACTACTACCACCCTAGCTACTCTGCACTTGATTTACCAGAGCGACACCGCTTTCCGATTCAAAAATACCAATTGTTAAAAGAGCAGCTAAATCACTTTATTGATGACGATTTTTTTATAACACCCAAGCAAGCAAATAAAGAACACTTAGCCCTGTGCCACGATCAGCATTACATAGATGCATTTCTCGCAGGTACACTTGCACCAAAAGCCATTAAAAAAATGGGCTTTCCTTGGTCTGAATCACTTGTTGAGCGTAGTTTATATTCAGTGGGAGCAGCGATTCAAGGCGCTGAATATGCTTTAAAGCATGGTGCAGCATTTAACTTAAGTGGTGGTTATCATCATGCATTTAGTGATCATGGCAGTGGTTTTTGCATTTTTAATGACTTAGCGATTGCCGCCGCACACCTTATACAAACTGAACAAGCTGACACCGTACTTATTTTTGATTGTGATGTACATCAAGGTGACGGCACTGCCGAGATTATTAATCAACACGAGCAGATTATTAGTTGCTCTATTCATTGCGAACAAAATTTTCCTCGCATAAAGCAGTGCTCTAATTACGACTTTTCTCTTGAGCATGGCACGAAAGATAGTGACTACCTAAAAGCTGTACAACAAGCCTTTGAGCTTACAACTAGACTGCATCAACCCGATATTATCTTATACAACGCAGGTGCAGATATTTTTAGTGATGACGAATTAGGCCATTTTTCGGTAAGTTTATCGGGTGTTTATCAACGCGACCATTTTGTTTTAAGCCAAGCCAAGGCATATAACATTCCTATTTTTGCAGCATTAGGTGGCGGCTATCAACGTAACACCGAACGTTTAGTTAATGTACATAAACAGCTTTTTAAAGCCGCTGTCGATTTATTCTAA
- a CDS encoding helix-turn-helix domain-containing protein — protein MDFINPLPVRLKEARTRAKISQRDLGIKIGLEPSSASGRMNHYEKGRHTPDLQTLKRIAEELHVPLNYFFCENDDMAKLVMLFDQLSQEEKLKLLNQLEKNKNSKHRPTGSI, from the coding sequence TTGGATTTTATTAACCCCCTTCCGGTTCGGCTTAAAGAAGCTAGGACAAGAGCAAAAATTTCTCAAAGAGACTTGGGAATTAAAATTGGTCTGGAACCGAGCTCTGCGAGTGGGCGTATGAACCATTATGAAAAAGGCAGACATACACCAGATTTGCAAACTTTAAAGCGAATAGCTGAAGAACTACATGTTCCACTAAACTATTTCTTTTGTGAAAATGATGATATGGCCAAGCTTGTTATGTTATTCGATCAGTTATCTCAAGAAGAAAAGCTGAAGCTTTTAAATCAACTTGAAAAAAATAAAAATTCAAAACATCGTCCAACAGGAAGCATCTAG
- a CDS encoding late competence development ComFB family protein translates to MKLHDDIHNYFEKLVVDDIAKRNLESVYNEDIMADLCCTVLNQLPARYIRYDVDMEFYLPQSERMLMEQQVQTAIDVAITQVSKKKELNNES, encoded by the coding sequence ATGAAGTTACACGATGATATTCACAACTATTTTGAAAAGCTCGTTGTAGATGATATTGCAAAACGCAATCTTGAATCAGTGTACAATGAAGACATCATGGCTGACTTGTGCTGCACTGTCCTTAATCAGTTACCTGCGCGTTATATTCGTTACGATGTAGATATGGAGTTTTATCTGCCACAATCAGAGCGAATGCTAATGGAACAACAAGTACAAACCGCTATCGATGTTGCCATCACTCAAGTTTCAAAGAAGAAGGAACTCAATAATGAGTCGTGA
- a CDS encoding tRNA (adenine(22)-N(1))-methyltransferase produces the protein MALSKRLSAIASMVTTEYDEIWDCCCDHGFLGIELLKQNKAPKIHFVDIVPELMQSLRNMLERFSTDSQRTAWQVHCQDVARIDPSPNKRHLVIIAGVGGDLLVQFLSQIVLRNPHCQIDFVVCPVHHSYKVRSHMQTLNMGLVDEQIVCENKRFYEVIAVSPLSSEPLSRIGNKMWQLNSKEHKAYLQQLRAHYGRMLNQDAEYYQGVLDEYKALDC, from the coding sequence ATGGCTCTGAGTAAACGTTTATCTGCTATTGCCTCGATGGTCACAACTGAGTACGACGAAATTTGGGACTGTTGTTGCGATCATGGCTTTTTAGGCATTGAATTACTAAAGCAAAATAAGGCGCCGAAGATTCACTTTGTGGATATTGTGCCAGAGCTAATGCAGTCATTGCGTAATATGCTTGAACGCTTTTCGACAGATAGTCAACGAACAGCTTGGCAGGTTCATTGTCAAGATGTTGCTAGAATTGACCCCAGCCCTAATAAGCGTCATTTGGTCATAATTGCAGGGGTTGGGGGAGATTTACTCGTGCAGTTTTTATCGCAAATAGTATTGCGTAATCCACACTGTCAAATTGATTTTGTTGTTTGTCCCGTTCATCACAGTTATAAAGTGCGAAGCCATATGCAAACATTAAATATGGGCTTAGTCGATGAGCAAATTGTTTGTGAAAATAAGCGCTTTTATGAGGTTATTGCTGTTAGTCCACTGTCATCAGAGCCGCTTTCACGGATAGGCAACAAGATGTGGCAATTGAATAGCAAAGAACACAAAGCATATCTACAGCAATTACGTGCTCACTACGGCCGCATGCTGAATCAAGATGCTGAGTATTATCAAGGTGTGCTCGATGAATATAAAGCGCTAGATTGTTAA
- a CDS encoding 3'-5' exonuclease, whose product MQLTSGFILSTQCFDNAKGISIVIWILSEQGPVKLISSPQKAVFFVREQDLNTVNRLFNEYQIHCEIKHISLKTFQQHPVVACHFSSLKHYYKAAKQLKAHFVNVYEDDIRPVDRFLMERFIKGAVWAKGRVVQSSPLRVLTDVKFKQNNDFTPQFTSLSLDIECSGDGVLFSVGLVGDNVDTVLMIGEPLDTSERDFDIQWCVDEIDLLTKLCEQIQTVDPDVIIGWNVYQDEYFLSSFVDLYLLPTKVNINRLRIFSYVEKAQNYWN is encoded by the coding sequence ATGCAGCTTACTTCTGGCTTTATTCTTTCTACACAATGTTTTGATAATGCCAAAGGTATATCTATCGTAATATGGATCTTGTCAGAGCAAGGGCCTGTTAAACTTATTAGTTCGCCGCAAAAGGCTGTATTTTTTGTTCGTGAGCAAGATCTGAACACTGTCAACCGCCTTTTTAATGAGTACCAAATTCACTGTGAAATTAAACATATATCGTTAAAAACATTTCAACAACACCCTGTTGTAGCCTGTCATTTTTCGTCCTTAAAACATTACTATAAAGCAGCGAAACAACTTAAAGCCCACTTTGTGAATGTCTATGAAGACGATATTAGGCCGGTAGATCGCTTTTTGATGGAGCGTTTTATAAAAGGTGCGGTGTGGGCAAAGGGGCGCGTCGTACAATCTTCACCGCTTCGCGTGTTAACAGATGTTAAGTTTAAACAAAATAATGATTTCACACCTCAGTTTACAAGTCTCTCATTAGATATTGAGTGCAGTGGGGACGGAGTCTTATTTTCTGTTGGTTTAGTGGGGGACAATGTCGATACTGTTTTAATGATAGGTGAGCCGCTTGATACATCAGAGCGTGATTTTGATATTCAATGGTGTGTTGATGAAATAGACCTGCTTACTAAGCTATGTGAACAAATTCAAACAGTTGACCCTGATGTTATTATTGGTTGGAATGTTTATCAAGATGAGTACTTTTTAAGTTCATTTGTTGACTTATATTTATTACCTACTAAAGTCAACATAAATCGCCTACGTATATTTTCTTATGTGGAAAAAGCTCAAAATTACTGGAATTAA
- a CDS encoding class I SAM-dependent methyltransferase — protein sequence MTNKFSAILTALADAPLAANELCRIFHGRGHSVTELSHINLDFYPPALFLVSYQEIENDELTQLTDTIWQWAQEHVPELVNTLVYQQRSGINTRNTLIFGELPQEHVVTENSIKFKVDLLSRQNTGIFPDMRRGREFVQANSNNAKVLNLFSYTCGFSVAAMQGGADQVINMDMNKGVLRTGKQNHQLNGFTQGVSFYPHDILKSFGKLKKSAPYELIIVDPPSFQKGSFILTKDYQKILRRLPELLNENTQLLLCANSPELSEQAFKDLITEHTQGAISFVERLAPTDGFVEVDSDRSLKALVYKSA from the coding sequence ATGACAAATAAATTTTCAGCCATTTTAACTGCGTTAGCAGATGCGCCGCTTGCGGCAAATGAGTTATGCCGAATTTTTCATGGCCGTGGCCACTCAGTGACTGAGCTTAGCCATATTAATCTTGATTTTTATCCACCAGCCCTGTTTTTAGTTTCTTATCAAGAAATTGAAAATGATGAACTAACGCAATTAACAGATACAATTTGGCAGTGGGCACAAGAGCATGTTCCTGAGCTTGTAAACACGCTGGTTTATCAACAACGCAGTGGAATTAATACACGTAATACTTTGATCTTCGGTGAGTTACCGCAAGAACATGTCGTAACCGAAAACAGTATTAAGTTTAAAGTTGATTTATTAAGCAGACAAAATACCGGTATTTTTCCGGATATGCGTCGTGGCCGTGAGTTTGTTCAAGCCAATAGTAATAACGCAAAGGTACTTAATCTGTTTTCATACACCTGTGGTTTTTCTGTCGCTGCAATGCAGGGTGGTGCAGATCAAGTTATTAATATGGACATGAATAAAGGTGTGCTGCGAACTGGCAAGCAAAACCATCAACTTAATGGCTTTACACAAGGGGTGAGTTTTTACCCCCATGATATTTTAAAATCGTTTGGTAAGTTGAAAAAGTCAGCACCGTATGAATTAATCATCGTTGATCCACCCAGCTTCCAAAAAGGGAGCTTCATATTGACCAAGGACTATCAAAAAATCCTGCGTCGATTACCTGAGCTGCTAAACGAAAACACCCAGCTTTTATTGTGCGCTAATAGTCCAGAGCTTTCTGAGCAGGCGTTTAAAGATTTAATTACTGAACATACTCAAGGCGCAATTAGTTTTGTTGAACGCTTGGCGCCTACTGATGGGTTTGTTGAAGTGGATAGTGATAGAAGTTTAAAAGCACTCGTTTATAAATCGGCATAA
- a CDS encoding transposase, giving the protein MSKTYSDEIKLSATRRVLSEGERVADVAKDLNIGQSTLYHWIQLAKQLENSKYSLIVNSLEKRLEELSRERDILIKAASIFAKELH; this is encoded by the coding sequence GTGAGTAAGACTTACTCAGATGAAATAAAGTTATCAGCGACAAGAAGGGTATTGTCCGAAGGAGAGCGGGTTGCAGATGTTGCTAAAGATTTGAACATAGGTCAGAGCACTTTGTATCATTGGATACAATTAGCGAAGCAACTAGAAAACTCGAAATATAGCTTGATTGTTAATTCACTTGAAAAACGTCTAGAAGAGTTATCAAGAGAGCGAGATATTTTGATTAAAGCTGCATCAATATTTGCTAAAGAGCTTCACTAA
- a CDS encoding YbaM family protein, protein MSRELEAAPNHIKLAVDLIMLLEQNNVPAEDVLAALEIVKSDFEKKLTQASD, encoded by the coding sequence ATGAGTCGTGAATTGGAGGCTGCGCCAAATCATATTAAGCTTGCTGTCGATTTAATCATGCTATTAGAACAAAACAATGTGCCAGCAGAAGATGTACTCGCAGCCCTTGAAATTGTAAAATCTGATTTTGAAAAAAAGTTAACACAAGCTTCAGATTAA
- a CDS encoding site-specific integrase: MWKKLKITGINSPIGLIDTYFLIRDDKSFGEEHFHVPACLFLLLGSSKGQKLSTQKSRASDLALFLNTLEFPENLHEKVSLDWRRLTDAERAGYLSFLKVERGNSDATIQRAASTLSAFYKFSLERLPVLESYTDFSFYFNKGVSVTEYRSGSITPRRVKSQYIDRLLFDEIENNVTSKSAFIRMRNLIGIRLGRNSGLRAHEVTLKGNFTTRGLRALISEMHVRGESEIEMDIRSEKGNKERPIVIKQKDIVFIKRFLNGPRSKLPEGELLCRSDGLAFSSESTPATSWFKQARNKAMPSLLANYGDYCTNPKRKFILAKKCLKGISFHSGRHSYATDLVGEAYEDGTDPKELLLVRLGHVDKKTLAAYITVDALTSGRRTNRSDLDISMEDVSER, translated from the coding sequence ATGTGGAAAAAGCTCAAAATTACTGGAATTAATAGCCCAATTGGTCTGATCGATACATACTTTTTGATTCGTGACGATAAGTCTTTTGGTGAAGAGCATTTCCATGTTCCTGCTTGCCTTTTTTTATTGCTCGGTTCTTCTAAAGGGCAAAAGCTCAGTACACAGAAATCTAGAGCTAGTGATCTGGCTTTGTTTTTAAACACTCTCGAATTCCCAGAAAACCTTCACGAAAAGGTTTCTCTAGATTGGCGACGGCTGACAGATGCAGAGCGCGCTGGCTACTTGTCTTTTTTAAAAGTTGAGCGTGGTAATTCTGATGCCACTATACAGCGGGCAGCCTCAACGCTCAGTGCATTCTACAAATTCTCACTAGAGCGATTACCAGTTTTAGAATCATATACAGATTTCTCTTTTTATTTTAATAAAGGTGTATCAGTAACGGAGTACCGTTCAGGATCAATTACTCCAAGAAGAGTGAAATCACAATACATAGATAGATTGCTTTTTGATGAAATCGAAAATAACGTCACAAGTAAGTCAGCTTTTATTCGAATGAGGAATCTTATCGGGATTCGTCTTGGTAGGAATAGTGGTCTCAGAGCCCACGAAGTAACTCTTAAAGGAAATTTTACAACTAGGGGGTTACGAGCTCTAATTTCTGAGATGCATGTCCGAGGTGAATCGGAGATAGAAATGGATATTCGTTCGGAAAAGGGGAATAAAGAGAGGCCTATAGTGATAAAACAAAAGGATATTGTGTTTATAAAGCGTTTTTTGAATGGTCCTCGCAGTAAGCTTCCGGAAGGAGAACTTCTGTGTCGTAGCGATGGACTTGCTTTTTCTAGCGAGAGCACGCCAGCAACTAGTTGGTTCAAACAGGCACGGAATAAGGCAATGCCATCATTGCTGGCTAACTACGGTGACTATTGCACAAACCCCAAGCGAAAGTTCATTCTTGCGAAGAAATGCCTTAAAGGCATCAGCTTTCATTCAGGAAGGCATAGTTATGCAACTGACTTAGTTGGAGAGGCATACGAGGATGGTACAGATCCAAAAGAGCTTTTATTAGTCCGTCTCGGTCATGTTGATAAAAAAACCTTGGCTGCTTATATTACGGTTGATGCACTCACATCTGGTCGTAGGACAAATAGATCAGATCTTGATATCTCAATGGAAGATGTAAGTGAAAGATAA
- the dinG gene encoding ATP-dependent DNA helicase DinG yields the protein MLSDSLKKTIRQIHKHVADNLTDYRPRSSQNYLVAEIAKTLAGEYHKSQRICVIEAGTGTGKSLAYCLGAIPLAMAKKKKLVISTATVALQEQLINKELPFFKEHSGLDIKFDLVKGRQRYICAQKLSAAVNGDSQTQMEFMPTLSSPLSDMETKCLKQLYDAYSKKQWQGDRDSWADTIPDKVWNLIACDKHSCQRQMRAHQLCPFHMARQRLMQMDVLVINHSLLLADLDLGGGKILPEPDDTIYVIDEAHHLAHITRDFSSAAATIKGTIDWLDKLVKFAGKMANVLVGQKAIGQNFKLSDSINDAAKNLKVVRDILDNADFNYNSDDTYRFEHGEIPASLHAKAKDISDATLDALRALNKMHDTLVQDVSDGDIKPYVADPILAESGQYINRLELLNKLWFSYATKGEGIPHARWIKRLEYKNHHDHLLSDCPIEVGYYLKDKLWNQCAGAVLCSATLTALGSFDHFAYECGLAKEEGVKYIKVPSPFDYPKQATLHIPSSHIEPTDKSFSDHLAEQLPKFLDDKKANLVLFASYWQMDHVVKVLRSKGIDVLVQGEMSREALLKKHKANVDLGRASYLFGTQSLSEGLDLPGKYLENLVITKIPFAVPTSPIEEAQAEFVQSKGGNPFLSITVPDAAKKLVQSCGRLLRKENDQGRITILDRRLVTKRYGKAMLDTLPPFKRQIDY from the coding sequence ATGCTTTCTGACTCTTTAAAAAAAACAATTAGGCAAATTCATAAGCATGTTGCTGATAACCTAACTGATTATCGCCCTCGTAGCAGTCAAAATTATTTAGTAGCAGAAATCGCTAAAACCTTGGCTGGCGAATACCACAAATCGCAACGTATCTGCGTTATAGAAGCGGGTACTGGCACAGGTAAATCACTTGCCTATTGCTTGGGAGCCATCCCTCTGGCAATGGCAAAAAAGAAAAAGCTGGTTATTTCAACCGCAACAGTCGCCCTTCAAGAACAGCTCATTAATAAAGAACTGCCATTTTTTAAAGAACACTCAGGGCTAGATATAAAATTTGACTTGGTTAAAGGTCGTCAACGCTATATTTGCGCACAAAAGCTTAGTGCTGCAGTCAATGGTGATAGCCAGACACAAATGGAGTTTATGCCGACACTGTCATCTCCATTATCTGATATGGAAACCAAGTGTTTAAAGCAACTTTATGATGCTTACTCTAAAAAACAATGGCAAGGCGACCGCGATAGCTGGGCTGATACAATTCCTGATAAAGTGTGGAACTTAATTGCTTGTGATAAACACTCATGCCAACGGCAGATGCGTGCTCATCAATTATGCCCTTTTCACATGGCACGTCAGCGTCTTATGCAAATGGACGTGCTCGTCATTAACCATTCTTTATTGCTCGCTGATTTAGACCTTGGCGGCGGTAAAATTCTCCCTGAGCCTGATGACACTATTTATGTTATTGATGAAGCACATCACTTAGCCCACATCACCCGAGATTTTTCATCTGCTGCTGCAACGATTAAAGGCACTATAGATTGGCTTGATAAGCTGGTTAAATTCGCTGGGAAAATGGCAAATGTATTGGTAGGTCAAAAAGCCATTGGACAAAACTTCAAGCTCAGTGACAGTATCAATGATGCCGCAAAGAATTTAAAAGTGGTGCGTGATATTCTTGATAATGCAGATTTTAACTACAACAGTGACGATACCTATCGTTTTGAGCACGGTGAAATCCCAGCCTCTTTACATGCCAAAGCAAAAGATATCAGCGATGCCACTTTAGATGCTCTACGCGCTCTTAACAAAATGCATGACACCTTGGTACAAGATGTCAGTGATGGTGATATAAAACCTTACGTAGCCGATCCTATTTTGGCTGAAAGCGGTCAGTATATTAATCGCTTAGAGTTACTGAACAAATTATGGTTTAGTTATGCCACAAAAGGCGAAGGTATTCCCCATGCACGGTGGATAAAACGCCTAGAGTATAAGAACCATCATGATCATTTACTCAGCGATTGTCCTATTGAAGTCGGTTATTACCTAAAAGATAAATTATGGAACCAATGTGCAGGTGCAGTGCTCTGTTCAGCCACACTAACGGCGCTTGGTTCATTTGATCATTTTGCTTACGAATGCGGGCTTGCAAAAGAAGAAGGCGTAAAATACATCAAAGTGCCTTCACCATTTGACTACCCAAAACAGGCGACGTTGCATATTCCAAGCAGCCATATTGAACCCACAGATAAATCGTTTAGTGATCATCTCGCTGAGCAATTACCCAAATTCCTAGATGATAAAAAAGCTAACTTAGTCCTATTTGCTTCATATTGGCAGATGGATCACGTTGTAAAGGTGCTACGCAGTAAAGGTATTGATGTGCTCGTACAAGGCGAGATGTCACGTGAAGCCTTACTCAAAAAACACAAAGCGAATGTTGATCTAGGTCGCGCTAGTTACTTATTTGGCACACAAAGTCTCTCAGAGGGGCTTGATCTGCCTGGCAAGTACCTCGAAAACTTAGTAATCACAAAAATCCCATTTGCAGTGCCCACGTCACCAATTGAAGAAGCCCAAGCGGAATTTGTACAAAGTAAAGGAGGCAATCCTTTTTTATCGATCACTGTTCCTGATGCAGCGAAGAAATTAGTACAAAGCTGTGGTAGACTGCTGCGCAAAGAAAATGATCAAGGTCGCATTACCATACTTGATCGCCGTTTAGTGACCAAGCGGTATGGCAAAGCCATGCTTGATACCTTGCCACCCTTTAAAAGACAAATTGATTATTAA